The proteins below are encoded in one region of Terriglobia bacterium:
- a CDS encoding acyl-CoA desaturase, whose amino-acid sequence MPIFIFLTIHWFLSLFSQTFFLHRYGAHRMFTLSRPAERVFYLLTFLSQGASFLVPRAYAILHRMHHAYSDTQRDPHSPHFFTNPARMMWQTKWTYAGLVQRKIEPAVEFTGDVPEWEALDRFGDSMYTRVSWGVLYFWFYWQFATSLWMFALLPLHFLIGVVHGAIVNWCGHCYGYRNFALRDRSRNTLPVDLLMMGELYQNNHHRYPMRPHFAVRWFEFDPAYPLIWLLKQLRILRFRTSGVEQRRSIDDVLATNPGDEPGFL is encoded by the coding sequence GTGCCGATATTCATTTTCCTCACCATCCACTGGTTCCTCAGCCTGTTTTCACAAACCTTTTTCCTGCACCGCTACGGCGCGCACCGGATGTTTACGCTCTCGCGTCCCGCCGAGCGAGTGTTTTACTTGCTGACATTTCTTAGCCAGGGCGCGTCGTTTCTGGTGCCACGAGCTTACGCAATTCTGCATCGGATGCATCATGCCTACAGCGATACCCAACGCGATCCCCATTCACCGCATTTTTTCACAAATCCGGCGCGGATGATGTGGCAGACGAAGTGGACATATGCCGGCCTGGTCCAACGGAAAATCGAGCCGGCCGTCGAATTTACGGGCGATGTGCCGGAATGGGAAGCGCTGGACCGTTTTGGCGATTCCATGTACACGCGGGTCTCGTGGGGAGTTCTTTACTTCTGGTTTTACTGGCAGTTCGCGACATCCTTGTGGATGTTTGCTTTGTTGCCGCTGCACTTCCTGATCGGCGTGGTCCATGGCGCGATCGTCAATTGGTGCGGTCATTGCTATGGATACCGGAACTTTGCATTGCGCGACCGGTCACGCAACACGCTTCCCGTCGATTTGCTGATGATGGGTGAACTCTATCAGAATAACCATCATCGCTATCCGATGCGGCCGCATTTCGCGGTACGCTGGTTTGAATTCGATCCGGCATACCCGCTCATCTGGCTGCTGAAACAACTCCGGATCCTGCGATTTCGAACCTCCGGCGTGGAACAAAGGCGCTCTATTGACGACGTCCTGGCAACAAACCCTGGCGACGAACCCGGATTCCTGTGA
- a CDS encoding cytochrome P450: MSASTCVISQNPSVSWLSGCAFALGSSALEFYSDCERRAGVVKTHVWRLPVYVVTEPSLIEDVLVRKHRCFMKSAGLRATQRGFGRGLLTADGPLWRQQRRIMQPAFQAQRVDQYKSSMQRATARLLAGFIDGGERNIHCDMTDLCFEALASSLFGEDMMGERRLVAQAAEALHAFHDHYSEWIGSFGGLFFTAFRTVATWLGRPDFVIDPCILPTGYAKRFRDAVALLDQAVNKIIKRKRQEPLQPDLLGLLLAARDESGHPLSDRQIRDEVVTMFFAGHETGAAVLTWTFYLLARHPEITERLRHHIQDGSESGMIEQVLREAMRLYPPAYRISRTVVETCHLGATKVTAGAELVIPQWAVHRSPRYYDEPEQFRPERWSPDFISRLPHFAYFPFGGGPRTCIGNTFGMVESRFVVSRILQEFNFAPPQMTPGLHLGVTLLPEDNTLMLKLVRRRSANTN; this comes from the coding sequence ATGAGTGCAAGTACTTGTGTAATTTCACAGAACCCGTCCGTGTCATGGCTGAGCGGCTGCGCCTTCGCTCTGGGGAGCAGTGCGCTCGAATTCTATTCGGACTGCGAACGCCGGGCAGGAGTGGTGAAAACGCACGTCTGGCGGCTGCCGGTCTATGTCGTGACGGAGCCATCGCTGATCGAGGATGTGCTGGTGCGGAAACACCGCTGCTTCATGAAATCCGCGGGACTGCGCGCAACCCAGCGCGGTTTCGGCCGGGGGTTGCTGACAGCGGACGGCCCGCTGTGGCGCCAACAGCGGCGCATCATGCAGCCCGCGTTTCAGGCACAGCGCGTCGATCAATACAAGAGCAGTATGCAGCGCGCTACCGCACGGCTGCTCGCGGGGTTCATAGATGGAGGCGAACGCAACATTCACTGCGACATGACGGACCTCTGTTTCGAAGCTCTGGCCTCAAGCCTGTTCGGAGAAGACATGATGGGCGAACGCCGGCTCGTGGCGCAGGCGGCCGAGGCGCTGCATGCGTTTCACGATCACTACTCGGAATGGATCGGCTCATTTGGCGGTCTGTTTTTCACGGCTTTTCGCACCGTCGCGACATGGTTGGGACGCCCCGATTTTGTCATCGATCCCTGCATCCTGCCGACCGGGTACGCAAAACGTTTTCGTGATGCCGTCGCTCTACTGGATCAGGCGGTAAACAAAATCATCAAGCGAAAACGCCAGGAGCCGTTGCAACCTGATCTGCTGGGATTATTGCTCGCGGCTCGCGATGAGTCGGGACACCCTCTGAGCGACCGCCAGATCCGGGACGAAGTCGTAACGATGTTTTTCGCCGGACACGAAACGGGCGCAGCCGTCCTCACCTGGACGTTCTATCTGCTGGCCCGACATCCGGAAATCACCGAGAGGCTGCGGCATCACATTCAGGACGGCAGCGAAAGCGGCATGATCGAGCAGGTCCTGCGCGAAGCCATGCGGCTCTATCCGCCGGCATACCGCATCAGCCGGACTGTCGTGGAGACCTGTCACTTGGGCGCCACCAAGGTAACCGCCGGCGCCGAGCTTGTGATTCCGCAATGGGCGGTTCATCGCTCGCCGCGTTACTATGACGAGCCGGAACAGTTTCGCCCGGAGCGCTGGAGCCCCGATTTTATCTCGCGTTTGCCGCACTTTGCTTATTTCCCGTTTGGCGGCGGACCAAGGACCTGCATCGGCAATACTTTCGGAATGGTGGAAAGCAGATTCGTCGTTTCCCGCATCCTGCAGGAGTTTAACTTTGCGCCGCCGCAGATGACGCCCGGCCTCCACCTCGGGGTGACCTTGCTGCCGGAGGACAATACGTTGATGTTAAAGCTGGTGCGGCGGCGATCCGCCAACACGAACTGA
- a CDS encoding ATP-binding cassette domain-containing protein, translating into MSGESPILHVDGLSHYFGEGGARRRVLFDNRLKLDAGEIAILTGPSGSGKTTLLTLAGALRSIQEGSIRVFGHELNGLAAAARVRVRREIGFIFQLHNLFESLTAFENVMMALELKPSGRPEMRRQAGEMLERLGLGKRIDAKPEAMSGGQRQRVSIARALINRPRLILADEPTAALDKDSGREVIQLLQELARQRGCAILIVTHDNRILDAADRIINMVDGRIFSDVQVAESVRICEFLTKCRVFSSLSATGLSDIADKVLHEWTPSGAPIVRQGDQGDKFYIIRSGSAAVYREEGGQKVLVATLGEGEFFGEAALVTGEPRNATVMATTDTELYTLGKEDFHIAIEASPTFKEQLLRILFQRQ; encoded by the coding sequence ATGAGCGGCGAATCGCCGATTCTTCACGTCGACGGGCTGTCGCACTATTTCGGAGAGGGCGGCGCGCGGCGCAGAGTGCTTTTCGATAATCGCTTGAAACTCGATGCAGGCGAGATTGCCATTCTCACCGGCCCCTCGGGTTCCGGAAAAACGACCTTACTCACGCTTGCCGGTGCTCTGCGGTCGATCCAGGAAGGCAGCATTCGGGTTTTTGGCCACGAATTAAACGGTTTGGCTGCGGCCGCCAGGGTTCGGGTACGGCGCGAAATCGGTTTCATATTCCAGTTGCACAACCTCTTTGAATCGCTCACTGCATTTGAAAACGTGATGATGGCACTGGAACTAAAGCCCTCAGGACGGCCGGAAATGCGGCGGCAGGCCGGGGAAATGCTGGAGCGGCTCGGCCTGGGAAAACGCATTGACGCAAAACCGGAAGCCATGTCGGGCGGCCAGCGTCAGCGCGTATCGATAGCTCGGGCATTGATCAATCGGCCGCGTCTGATCCTGGCGGACGAACCGACCGCAGCCCTCGACAAGGACTCGGGCCGGGAGGTCATCCAGCTACTCCAGGAACTTGCGCGGCAGCGTGGCTGCGCTATTCTAATTGTCACACACGATAACCGCATCCTTGATGCTGCCGACCGTATTATCAATATGGTGGATGGCCGTATTTTCTCGGACGTTCAAGTCGCCGAATCGGTCAGAATCTGCGAGTTCCTGACGAAGTGCCGGGTCTTCTCCTCGCTTAGTGCAACCGGCCTTTCAGATATTGCCGATAAAGTGTTACACGAATGGACTCCTTCCGGCGCCCCCATCGTCCGTCAAGGCGATCAAGGCGATAAGTTCTACATCATTCGCTCAGGATCCGCCGCCGTCTATCGTGAGGAGGGCGGCCAGAAAGTTCTGGTGGCCACCTTAGGCGAAGGGGAATTTTTCGGTGAAGCGGCTCTGGTTACCGGCGAGCCCCGTAACGCAACGGTGATGGCTACCACCGATACCGAACTCTATACCCTGGGTAAAGAGGATTTTCACATCGCGATTGAAGCCAGCCCAACCTTTAAGGAACAGTTGCTGCGAATTCTTTTCCAACGGCAATAG
- the devC gene encoding ABC transporter permease DevC encodes MFSRRVPLAWRSITHDKKRMILAIAGIMFSSVLMFMQMGFLNAVVDGQIKLVRWFNADLIITNSSKHHLGIHESFPYRRLEQALSVNGVTAALPVYVESQLSFWRNPQTHQSRIIRVVGLPIQDSAFLPQFMVVPADLQEPESAWADRRSRRFFGPLTIGVQTELAGRRVHIAGTFSLGTDFESDGTLMMSETNFFKYFPERRTIGPATGRVEFGLLRVAPGEPVAEVRKALQETLPPDVRIWTKPELIDQESRFWLSYTPIGFIFKLGLMIGFIVGVVICSQILYTSVVDRMPLFGTLKAIGYPNTYLIRLVTHEALLLSLLAFIPSVFVAWGLYYLLVTTINFEMVLTFPRILVVLAFTAGMSIVAALVAIHKALTADPAEVFK; translated from the coding sequence ATGTTTTCCCGCCGCGTTCCTTTAGCCTGGCGCAGTATCACTCATGATAAGAAACGAATGATTCTGGCCATTGCGGGGATCATGTTCTCATCCGTTCTGATGTTTATGCAGATGGGATTCCTGAATGCCGTGGTCGATGGTCAGATCAAGCTGGTTCGCTGGTTCAATGCCGATCTGATCATCACCAACAGTTCGAAGCATCACCTGGGTATTCATGAGTCATTTCCTTACAGGCGGCTCGAACAGGCGCTTTCCGTGAATGGCGTGACGGCTGCGCTTCCGGTTTACGTAGAGTCGCAATTGTCGTTTTGGAGAAATCCACAAACCCACCAGTCGCGGATTATCCGTGTCGTGGGTCTTCCGATTCAGGACTCTGCCTTTTTGCCGCAATTCATGGTAGTGCCGGCGGATTTGCAGGAACCCGAGTCGGCCTGGGCGGACCGCCGCTCGCGACGGTTCTTCGGTCCTTTGACAATTGGTGTGCAGACGGAACTCGCCGGACGGCGGGTCCATATAGCCGGGACGTTTTCTTTAGGGACCGACTTCGAGTCCGATGGCACGCTGATGATGAGTGAGACCAATTTTTTCAAGTACTTTCCCGAACGACGAACCATAGGCCCGGCGACGGGCAGGGTCGAATTCGGGCTGCTCCGCGTGGCCCCGGGCGAGCCGGTTGCCGAGGTGCGGAAAGCACTGCAGGAGACCTTGCCTCCCGATGTGCGCATCTGGACAAAACCCGAGCTGATCGACCAGGAATCCCGCTTCTGGCTGTCCTATACACCAATCGGTTTCATTTTCAAATTGGGTCTGATGATTGGCTTTATTGTCGGCGTCGTCATCTGCAGTCAGATTCTGTATACGAGCGTGGTGGATCGAATGCCCCTGTTTGGCACATTGAAGGCGATCGGTTATCCGAACACGTATCTGATTCGCCTGGTGACCCACGAGGCACTCCTCCTGTCGTTGCTCGCATTCATTCCGAGTGTATTCGTTGCGTGGGGGCTCTATTACCTGCTTGTCACGACTATTAACTTCGAAATGGTGCTTACTTTCCCGCGGATACTGGTTGTTTTGGCCTTCACAGCCGGGATGTCGATAGTGGCGGCGTTGGTCGCGATTCATAAAGCGCTCACCGCCGACCCTGCCGAGGTATTCAAATGA
- the devC gene encoding ABC transporter permease DevC, whose translation MRSRTPFAWRNLTHRKVRALVALSGVTFSVLLIFMELGFHAAILSSATAVYDATDADIFLISPQYQYLGQTGTIPRTRLFQAKSVSGVTDAVAFYADTQQWRNPVSRLRYQILLLGFDPSKNPLQLPAESMKLLTDGRILIDSLSRPHFGPQDPGTTTEIGGYRIQISGQYRIGPGFATDGAAVTSEDTFLSLHKSGSPEQVSLGLVHVRPAAGVAAAAAALRTIIPTDTRVLTRAEMMAQEDDFWARETSIGPVFALGAGLGLVVGVVILYQVMATDIANRMREYATLLALGYDHATLKWIVFEEVSIFAVVGFGFGWILSVALYKAVRDNTGLPMTMPVSRAALILILTVFMCWSAGLLAMRKLRQADPAVLY comes from the coding sequence ATGCGATCGCGCACTCCATTCGCCTGGCGGAATCTGACCCATAGGAAGGTACGCGCTCTTGTCGCATTATCCGGCGTGACTTTTTCGGTCCTCCTCATTTTTATGGAGTTGGGCTTTCATGCGGCCATTCTGAGCTCGGCAACGGCAGTCTACGATGCAACCGACGCCGATATTTTTCTGATCTCACCTCAGTATCAATATCTTGGCCAGACCGGTACCATTCCAAGGACGCGCCTATTCCAGGCCAAAAGCGTCAGCGGAGTCACCGACGCCGTCGCCTTCTATGCGGATACACAACAGTGGCGTAATCCTGTGAGCCGCCTGCGCTACCAGATTTTGCTTCTCGGCTTCGATCCTTCCAAGAATCCGCTGCAGTTGCCGGCGGAATCGATGAAATTGTTGACCGATGGGCGAATCCTCATCGATTCATTATCCCGTCCGCACTTTGGCCCTCAGGATCCAGGCACGACAACGGAGATTGGCGGCTACCGTATCCAGATCTCCGGCCAGTATCGGATCGGGCCCGGCTTCGCCACCGACGGCGCGGCGGTCACGAGCGAGGATACGTTCCTCAGCCTGCATAAAAGCGGGAGTCCGGAACAAGTCAGCCTCGGCCTCGTTCATGTCCGCCCGGCTGCAGGCGTGGCAGCCGCTGCTGCTGCACTGCGCACAATTATTCCAACAGATACACGCGTGCTGACCCGTGCGGAGATGATGGCTCAGGAAGATGATTTCTGGGCCAGGGAGACTTCCATAGGTCCGGTCTTTGCCTTGGGCGCGGGCCTCGGGCTTGTGGTCGGAGTCGTGATTCTCTATCAGGTCATGGCGACGGACATTGCTAATCGGATGCGGGAGTACGCCACCCTGCTCGCACTCGGCTACGATCACGCAACGCTGAAATGGATCGTTTTTGAAGAAGTATCGATTTTCGCAGTCGTAGGATTCGGCTTCGGTTGGATCCTTTCGGTGGCCCTCTACAAGGCGGTTCGTGATAACACAGGCCTCCCAATGACGATGCCGGTATCTCGTGCGGCGTTGATTCTGATCCTTACCGTTTTCATGTGCTGGTCGGCCGGACTGCTCGCCATGCGCAAGCTGCGCCAGGCAGACCCTGCCGTACTGTACTGA
- a CDS encoding efflux RND transporter periplasmic adaptor subunit yields MNPPLTACALLLFGLAGAACQPQTKPSANPDNPPRTRDIVALGRLEPENRVVEIGVAGDERLQELLVKQGQFVKAGEVLAYVESYKTRMAARDRAASQLRDAEAQLRANTEAAQARIHEANVRLQQLSEAPMRKIEAQQAKLRALRADFAFAATELERIRGLERSGVGTRQESERQASQLDRLKANIEAEEATLSEVQAAAQTDRWLAEAQLATRRAELQSVQASGQLESLRQAVHVSEVELEKSVVRAPSNGQIIEIAASPGEAVMGRVILRMGDVGQMYVMAEVYETDVARVRVGQGVHVTSPALSKTQSGVVERIGTSVFKRQVRSIDPQEDADARVVQIRARLADSEEASRFVGLQVEVRIDTSK; encoded by the coding sequence ATGAATCCGCCTCTGACAGCATGCGCTCTGCTCCTTTTCGGCCTTGCCGGCGCAGCATGTCAGCCGCAAACCAAACCGTCTGCGAACCCGGACAATCCACCGCGGACGCGCGATATCGTAGCCCTGGGTCGTCTCGAGCCGGAAAACAGAGTAGTTGAAATCGGTGTTGCCGGTGACGAGCGGCTGCAAGAACTGCTGGTGAAACAAGGTCAGTTCGTCAAAGCCGGAGAGGTACTCGCCTACGTCGAAAGCTACAAAACCCGCATGGCAGCGCGGGATCGCGCTGCCAGCCAACTTCGCGATGCCGAGGCGCAATTACGGGCCAATACCGAAGCGGCTCAAGCGCGAATCCATGAAGCTAACGTCCGGCTTCAGCAGCTTAGCGAAGCACCGATGCGCAAAATTGAGGCCCAGCAGGCGAAGCTCCGCGCTCTCCGTGCGGATTTCGCTTTTGCGGCCACCGAACTGGAACGTATTCGCGGTTTGGAACGGTCTGGTGTCGGCACGCGCCAGGAGTCGGAACGGCAGGCATCACAGTTAGACCGCCTGAAGGCCAACATCGAAGCGGAAGAGGCAACGCTAAGCGAGGTGCAGGCAGCGGCGCAGACGGATCGATGGCTGGCTGAAGCTCAATTGGCAACCCGGCGGGCCGAGTTGCAGAGCGTTCAGGCGTCGGGGCAGTTGGAATCGTTAAGGCAAGCGGTGCATGTTTCGGAAGTTGAACTCGAAAAATCCGTTGTCCGCGCCCCCTCCAATGGACAAATTATCGAGATTGCCGCCAGTCCCGGTGAAGCTGTCATGGGCCGCGTCATTTTGAGGATGGGAGATGTCGGCCAAATGTACGTGATGGCGGAGGTGTATGAAACCGATGTCGCCCGGGTCCGAGTGGGTCAGGGCGTGCACGTCACCAGTCCGGCTCTTTCCAAAACACAGAGCGGAGTTGTTGAACGAATAGGTACCAGCGTTTTCAAACGCCAGGTAAGGAGCATAGATCCACAAGAAGACGCCGATGCACGCGTCGTACAAATCCGTGCGCGCTTGGCGGATAGTGAAGAAGCGTCTCGCTTCGTCGGTCTACAGGTCGAGGTCCGAATCGACACGAGTAAATAG
- a CDS encoding TIGR03435 family protein, which translates to MRAFASLSLTVTLAIAAFGQSAETPASFEIADIHSSTRTSTLSFMRTTNRPGRYELDNASMLELIRTAYTFDANKVVGGPTWLDYDRFDVIVKTAAKMPDAETLKLMLQNLLADRFKLVVHKDIQPVTGWVLAVGKGKHKLKESDGKGETGCKLQAQTSTPVQITGGVFNVPTRSFSCRNITMEKFAEELRGMAPGDLTNAVVDSTGLKGAWDFDLKWQQGGILQLLGASADVVTLPAAIDKQLGLKLDEQKIPTAVLVVDKVNEKPTDNAADIAIKLPPPPPVEFEVVDIKPSIPLTAANVQQAIAGAGRAGFFPGGRVNLPRFNLRTAILYAFNLVAVDDIANVPNWFTTTNFDIVAKAPAEVSPVSGHAPIQDLGPMLKAMLIDRFKLKAHFEDRPVNAYTLLAPKPKLKKADLTRRTGCKTANASNSNSNSSPFGFLALPDRIVTCQNITMAQFTDQLEVLAQNYVHYPVTNGTGLDGAWDFSFTYTPFILNQVAGARGAAPPGAGPEAPAAAEPGGGTTLFDAVDKQLGLKLEMQKHPYPILVIDHIEEKPTEN; encoded by the coding sequence ATGCGCGCATTCGCATCGTTATCCTTGACTGTCACTCTGGCCATCGCCGCGTTTGGTCAATCGGCGGAGACTCCTGCTTCGTTTGAAATTGCAGACATCCACTCGAGTACTCGAACGAGCACTTTATCTTTTATGCGGACGACGAATCGGCCCGGCCGGTACGAGCTGGATAACGCCTCGATGCTGGAACTGATACGGACTGCATACACCTTCGACGCGAATAAAGTCGTCGGCGGGCCAACCTGGCTGGACTACGACCGGTTCGATGTCATCGTCAAGACGGCAGCGAAAATGCCGGACGCCGAAACTCTAAAACTAATGCTTCAGAACCTTCTGGCGGACCGCTTCAAGCTGGTGGTTCATAAGGATATCCAGCCCGTCACGGGTTGGGTTCTGGCGGTGGGCAAGGGCAAGCATAAGCTGAAGGAATCGGATGGGAAGGGCGAAACGGGGTGCAAGCTTCAGGCGCAAACGTCCACTCCGGTTCAGATCACGGGTGGCGTTTTCAACGTTCCGACACGCTCCTTCTCCTGCCGTAACATCACGATGGAGAAATTTGCCGAAGAACTCCGCGGGATGGCGCCTGGAGACCTAACGAACGCCGTCGTGGATTCGACTGGATTGAAAGGCGCCTGGGATTTCGATCTCAAGTGGCAGCAAGGGGGAATTCTGCAACTTCTGGGAGCCTCAGCGGATGTCGTCACGCTCCCCGCCGCGATCGATAAGCAGCTCGGCCTCAAGCTCGACGAGCAGAAAATTCCGACGGCCGTCCTCGTCGTGGACAAGGTGAACGAAAAGCCAACAGACAATGCAGCGGATATCGCCATAAAGCTGCCGCCTCCTCCGCCGGTCGAGTTCGAGGTAGTCGATATCAAGCCGAGCATTCCGCTCACCGCGGCAAACGTTCAACAAGCCATCGCCGGAGCGGGCAGGGCCGGCTTCTTTCCAGGCGGCCGGGTCAATTTGCCTCGCTTTAATCTGAGGACCGCAATCCTCTATGCCTTCAACCTGGTAGCCGTCGACGACATCGCTAATGTGCCGAACTGGTTCACAACCACCAACTTCGACATCGTTGCAAAGGCGCCGGCTGAAGTCTCGCCGGTCAGCGGTCATGCGCCCATTCAGGATCTTGGCCCGATGTTGAAGGCGATGCTGATCGATCGTTTCAAATTGAAAGCCCATTTCGAGGACCGGCCGGTGAATGCCTACACCCTGCTGGCGCCAAAACCGAAACTCAAAAAGGCGGATCTCACGCGGCGAACGGGCTGCAAGACGGCAAATGCTTCAAATTCAAATTCGAACTCCAGCCCGTTTGGATTCCTCGCGCTGCCGGACCGAATCGTTACATGCCAGAACATCACAATGGCGCAGTTTACGGATCAGTTGGAAGTCCTCGCTCAAAACTACGTTCACTATCCGGTGACAAATGGAACGGGGCTCGACGGAGCCTGGGATTTTTCGTTCACCTACACGCCATTTATCCTCAACCAGGTCGCGGGGGCGCGTGGAGCGGCGCCTCCCGGCGCCGGGCCAGAGGCTCCGGCCGCGGCTGAGCCTGGTGGTGGGACCACTCTCTTCGATGCGGTGGATAAGCAACTCGGGTTGAAACTTGAAATGCAGAAGCATCCGTACCCGATTCTGGTTATTGACCACATCGAGGAAAAGCCGACGGAGAATTGA
- a CDS encoding EVE domain-containing protein has translation MSYWLMKTEPGAFSVEDLERAPNKTTAWDGVRNYQARNMLRDQMKPGDAAFLYYSNCEVPGIVAIVEIVEEGYPDPTAFDRRHHHYDPKSDPASPRWFMVDVQLTKRLARIISLKELREHASKELEGMMLLRPGNRLSVTPVSEAHWKFIHSLERRKRAKARK, from the coding sequence ATGTCTTACTGGCTGATGAAAACGGAGCCGGGCGCCTTCAGCGTCGAAGACCTGGAGCGTGCGCCGAACAAGACCACGGCATGGGATGGGGTTCGCAATTATCAAGCGCGGAACATGCTGCGGGATCAGATGAAGCCCGGAGACGCCGCTTTTCTTTACTACTCCAACTGCGAAGTCCCAGGCATCGTTGCGATCGTCGAAATTGTGGAGGAAGGTTATCCCGATCCGACGGCCTTTGACCGCCGGCATCATCATTACGACCCGAAGTCCGATCCCGCCAGTCCGCGGTGGTTCATGGTCGACGTGCAGCTAACGAAACGACTCGCTCGGATCATCTCTCTCAAGGAGTTGCGTGAGCATGCATCGAAGGAGCTCGAGGGGATGATGTTGCTTCGGCCCGGCAACCGGCTCTCGGTGACGCCGGTCAGCGAAGCCCACTGGAAATTCATTCACTCTCTTGAGCGGCGCAAACGCGCTAAGGCGAGGAAGTAG
- a CDS encoding type II toxin-antitoxin system VapC family toxin, whose translation MPRLLDTHAWIWWVTEDARLSRKAKAEISRAVEDRDLLLSMISIWELAKKVEKGQLTLDRDLNDWLDLALTPGSLQLVELDRRILVESCRLPKPFHGDPADQIIVSTARTYTAVLITKDRRIRNYSQVHTLW comes from the coding sequence ATGCCGAGACTTCTTGATACGCATGCCTGGATTTGGTGGGTTACCGAGGACGCCCGGTTATCGCGAAAGGCAAAAGCCGAGATTTCGCGGGCGGTGGAAGACAGGGACCTTCTTCTCTCGATGATATCGATATGGGAATTGGCAAAGAAGGTTGAAAAAGGACAACTCACGCTTGATCGCGACCTCAACGACTGGCTCGATCTGGCCCTGACGCCGGGGTCGCTGCAGCTGGTGGAACTCGACCGGCGAATTCTCGTCGAGAGTTGCCGCTTGCCCAAACCGTTTCATGGCGATCCTGCCGACCAAATCATTGTGTCGACCGCGCGAACTTACACAGCCGTCTTGATAACGAAGGATCGAAGGATTCGAAACTATTCGCAGGTTCACACTCTCTGGTAG
- a CDS encoding type II toxin-antitoxin system Phd/YefM family antitoxin, with protein sequence MPRPADIAQDFRRAIPLDPGLTWPFRRGYIHLMRTIAAGKFKNTCLKTLDEVAKTKSSVVITKRGRPIARLVPYLKPGPSKSLAGSILKESGDPFSTGEEWNAETS encoded by the coding sequence ATGCCGCGACCAGCAGATATCGCGCAGGATTTTAGACGAGCGATTCCCCTTGATCCCGGATTGACATGGCCATTTCGTCGTGGCTATATTCATCTCATGCGAACGATTGCCGCAGGTAAGTTTAAAAATACCTGCTTGAAGACGCTCGATGAGGTGGCAAAAACAAAATCATCGGTAGTCATTACGAAGAGGGGACGGCCGATTGCGCGTCTTGTTCCCTATTTGAAGCCTGGCCCCTCAAAATCACTTGCCGGCAGCATCCTGAAAGAGTCCGGCGACCCCTTCAGTACGGGGGAAGAGTGGAATGCCGAGACTTCTTGA